Proteins encoded in a region of the Mariprofundus ferrinatatus genome:
- the hflX gene encoding GTPase HflX, whose protein sequence is MSGEWTQTEDQPDVVISVHPELASKRVGEYAWKARSEEFDRLVESSGCNLVRSERFTVRRANSGTLLGEGQVDEVAQFVEVEEAVVVFVDHPLSPVQQRNLEKAWNAKVVDRTGLILEIFASRARTREGVLQVELASLNYQLGRLVRSWTHLERQRGGFGFMGGPGERQIELDRRMIRVKIKSLEKDLEKVRQMRATQRMGRKRKDIPTVALVGYTNAGKSTLFNRLTESGVYAADQLFATLDPTLRLLELPGGLRLMFSDTVGFVQELPHELVDAFRATLEEVVEADLVLHVRDAADPMLAEQGKVVEETLEQLGLVGDLSPPVVEVMNKKDLVPGIESWRAETVPGSRIALSAITGDGVDELIALLTDWLQQDMHEMHLKLDLSDGRTMAFCHQHGSVLSKTVHESVVDMVVRMNPAEAGRLILEEGVHRLR, encoded by the coding sequence CCCCGAACTGGCCAGTAAGCGCGTCGGAGAATATGCATGGAAGGCGCGTAGCGAGGAGTTTGACCGGTTGGTGGAGTCCAGTGGCTGCAATCTTGTTCGCTCTGAGCGATTTACGGTGCGCAGGGCGAATTCCGGTACACTGCTCGGAGAGGGGCAGGTGGATGAGGTTGCCCAATTCGTCGAGGTTGAAGAGGCGGTGGTTGTATTTGTTGATCATCCGCTTTCGCCGGTGCAGCAGCGCAATCTTGAGAAGGCATGGAATGCCAAGGTGGTGGATCGTACCGGTCTGATCTTAGAAATTTTTGCATCGCGCGCCCGTACCCGTGAAGGTGTGCTGCAGGTGGAGTTGGCCAGTCTTAACTATCAGTTGGGACGTCTGGTGCGCAGCTGGACACATCTGGAGCGGCAGCGCGGTGGTTTCGGTTTTATGGGCGGCCCTGGTGAGCGCCAGATCGAGTTGGATCGCCGTATGATCAGGGTAAAAATCAAATCGCTTGAAAAGGATCTTGAGAAGGTGCGCCAGATGCGCGCTACCCAGCGGATGGGCCGCAAAAGAAAAGATATCCCGACCGTGGCTCTGGTCGGTTACACCAATGCGGGAAAATCGACCCTCTTTAACCGCCTCACTGAGTCCGGGGTTTACGCGGCAGACCAGCTCTTCGCCACACTCGATCCGACACTGCGTCTTCTCGAGTTGCCCGGTGGCCTGCGCCTGATGTTTTCCGATACTGTGGGTTTTGTGCAGGAGTTGCCGCACGAACTTGTAGATGCCTTTCGCGCCACGCTGGAAGAGGTGGTTGAAGCCGATCTCGTGCTGCATGTGCGCGATGCAGCCGACCCCATGCTGGCCGAGCAGGGGAAGGTCGTTGAGGAGACGCTGGAGCAGCTGGGGCTGGTCGGTGATCTGTCTCCGCCGGTTGTTGAGGTGATGAACAAGAAGGATCTGGTGCCGGGGATTGAGAGCTGGCGAGCTGAAACTGTACCGGGCAGCCGCATTGCACTCTCCGCCATCACCGGTGACGGCGTGGACGAGCTGATTGCTCTTTTGACCGACTGGCTGCAGCAGGATATGCATGAGATGCATCTGAAGCTGGACCTGTCGGACGGGCGCACAATGGCTTTCTGTCATCAGCACGGTTCAGTGCTCTCAAAAACAGTCCATGAGAGCGTTGTCGACATGGTTGTGCGCATGAATCCGGCAGAAGCGGGACGGTTGATTCTGGAAGAGGGGGTGCACCGTTTGCGCTGA